In one Mycoplasmopsis canis PG 14 genomic region, the following are encoded:
- a CDS encoding YbaB/EbfC family nucleoid-associated protein, whose amino-acid sequence MNPELIKRLKTMQKELESKQAELESKEFIVEKQGIKISALGNREIQNIELDDALIDPDDKELLQDLLVVALNDLFEKIQEEQDKMAPAMPGGFPF is encoded by the coding sequence ATGAATCCAGAATTAATTAAAAGATTAAAAACAATGCAAAAAGAACTAGAATCAAAACAAGCAGAACTAGAATCAAAAGAATTTATAGTTGAAAAGCAAGGAATTAAAATTTCTGCTTTAGGAAATAGAGAAATTCAAAATATAGAGCTAGATGACGCTTTAATTGACCCGGATGATAAAGAATTATTACAAGATTTACTTGTGGTAGCATTAAATGATTTGTTTGAAAAAATTCAAGAAGAACAAGATAAAATGGCTCCTGCAATGCCTGGTGGATTTCCGTTTTAA